In Mytilus trossulus isolate FHL-02 chromosome 10, PNRI_Mtr1.1.1.hap1, whole genome shotgun sequence, the DNA window gtttaattgtatatctgaatcctattttggtACTCTCGCCCAAGGTGACACAATTCAAGAAACGtaatatttttagcattttcatGTATGCAGTTTACATGGTTTATGCATGTTCTTTTGCATTGGTATTTTTTGGTAAAGTtgctaaatattctaaaacaattgAACTCCCACTTTATGTTTACTTCCGATATCTTTAATTTCAGTGATCATAATACAATTAATGTATTACTGATCGACATGCTTAATACCagagattaacatttttaattagtgtgaattaaaaaaaggtaaaatataaagttttatttcaattacaattgaacttttttttatattaatttgatagttaagttatgttgatctgctatatgcatttgtatctaataaacttgGCTAACTTTTGAATATTAGTATGtgtacggtccgaccgtatgagtattttgaaaaagtacgcatacagtccagaccgtacgcgtacggtccaaatactcatacggtctggaacatatatacatgtaattgtttagaTGTATGTTATGATtcacatgtcactataataaataataacttaTAACTTACTAATACATAACATTTTATCTAATAAATATACATGCATATTATCATGGCATAATAATAATATACTTCTTAATTTACTAGGCTAATTCTTGtgaatttttatagttttttatttttagtttatgcatgattttttttttccaccTATGAATTCTTATTTGTAATACATATTTTGGTCATAACTGTTAATTGTGACCTGTGGAGCAGGAACTGTGTACCCTTCCTATTCTTTCAGGAGCACCATTGTTAAAATTCTACATTTTGTTGGGTTGATATCCATAATTGTCAACCATTTTCCAAACTGTACAAAACAGGGTATACATATACACTTTTTCAGACCCCCTACCCTTCCTTAAAAAGTATACATCAACCATTTTCAGATTTCAAGACAAGATTCAatcattcttaaaaaaaatttaagatcaAGTCTATTATAGTTAAGTTTAATATAGAAACTTGCATTGAAAATAACTGAAACATATCATTACCACCCTCCCCTCCCCAAGTGTAAATTTGGTACTTTGGAAAATGGTTGAAAATTATGGATGACCGGGCGGGCCTTACTCAATCTAAGAGTGTTAGATTGCTCCCTTAGAAAGGAGTAGATCCGgaaaggaccgattttggcctcaaatttcaggttcatctgacgaaagattttgaccactttttaaacacttaagtgtctatttcatttgattcaattagtgaatgtgaaagattttaactgatttattcataaaaaaacccatccgattcaagctcaagtatgaaaaatctaccaaatatgccgaaaaatgtcacttttcagatggtttttgtcaaaaatgaaagttgctgcatccgtgttcatcctcaacctttatatatgttatgtattatcataaaatacaacttgcatttcaatattaaggatgaacacgaatgggGCCACTTCCGTTtaacacgaaaaccgtctaaaatttaactaaaatgctagaattatgaaaatttcagtaacttagcatgacttaatggtgctagtacccaatatatgtgcattgtattgtcaaaaacagcccatatttatgtagcaaaaGAATTCGACTGTCCAatgaataactaaaagtttacattttaacgattttgtaaaactgctatattttggggccaaaaaggggtcttgcTGTACCTACTCCTTTATCCCTTTTCTACCCTTAAACAgaatatcaatgaatatttttggTGCTCCATGTTAATTATCTTGTGGAATTATGTAATACTATATCCAAATGTGAATTTATACATCAAAATCTAGCTAGACGTCTGCTACATGTACCTTATGCATAATTTACCTTGTCTTTTGAATGTCAAAGGTTCATGCAGACCGCATGCAGTTGTGATGTTCCTCATCTGGGAGATTAATCAGTATATAATCATTCTTCCTTTTTACAAGGATAGGTTGTTGACATATTTCTCAATCCCAAACCTGGAGAACCAGAGAATCTTTACTCAAGCTTTGTTTCCTTTAAATCAATTGAAGACCAAGGCTGACGAGTCATACGACCAAAAATTTCATATCAAGAGTTTTCTTCTCCTAGACATCCTTTCAAGGTTGATGACCATCATTCAGCTGGCTATTTAACCCATAACTGGGGCAAGGTTGATGAGTGCTAGTGATGTCCGCATGTCGATCGGCCTACACACTTCATCTCTAGGGTCCTTGCTACTCCGAGATCCTCTACAGTCAAGCCTAGGACACTAGATCCTAGTTACCGTGTGCTGTCACGGGGAGGCACTGTAGAAGTCTTGTTAGTGTAGAGGCTATGTACTAGAAGGAAAGACTTACGCACTCAGCTTTCTTTTCACCTATGAATATAAGCTATCCAGTGGCAGTGTAAGAGTCTTTGACTCCCAACCACACTAGACGCATACACAAACCTGTGGTAACACCACCAGCACACAAAAAAAAGGGgtcattatttcaaatttagaaaaaaagaaggttatttatttaaatttggaaaaagaaatgattattaaatatttattcaaatttaaaaaaaagaaatggttatttattcaaatttaataaaaaaaaaaccgaaggtttatttatttataattttaaaaaaggaaggattatttatctaaattttgaaataggaaggtttatttatttataatttaaaaaggaagaattatttcagttttaaaaaaggaagaattatttatttaaattttgacgAAAGAATGGTTATTAATCTGAAAACTAGAAAaggaattatttatttaaaatccaGAAAAGAAagtgttatttctttaaattcagaaaaggGAAgtgttcattattttgaaatttataatgcATTTCATCCAAAAGTACAGGGTTATTTGTACTTCACAATCTTTAAAGCAACTATACAGTATCAGAACAGTGTGAAATTACAACACCAACACATTACTTACTTCCCCTCCTTACCTAGCAACTTCTTCATCTCTATTACACTAGGCCGTGGGGTAGCCCTCCCTGACCTCCAAGACCTTAAATACACTGGACTCTCATGGGTTAACCCTCCCTGACCCCAAGCCCTTAAAACAAGTCCCTGGATTCCCATGGGGTAACCCTCCCTGGCTCCAAAACCCTTAAAAACAAGTCCCTGGACTCCCATGGGGTAACCCTACCCGACCCCCAATCCCTTAAAACAAGTACCTGGATTCCCATGGGGTGACCCTTCCCGACCCCTATCCATTAAAAACAAGTCCCTGGACTCACATGGTGGTAACCCTCGCTGACCCCCAATCCCTTAAAAACAAGTCCCTGGACTCCCATGGGGTAACCCTCCTCGACCCCATCCCTTTTAAAAACCAGGATCCTGGACTCCCATGGGGTAATCCTCCCTGACCCACAATCCCATAAAAACAAGTCCCTGGACTCCCATGGGGTAACCCTCCCCAACCCCCATCCCTTAAAAACAAGATCCTGGACTCCCATGCGGTAATCCTCCCCAACCCCCAATCCCATAAAAACATGTCCCTGGACTCCCATGGGGTAACCCTCCCCAATCACCATCCCTTAAAAACAAGATCCTTATGactcccatgcagtaatactccCCAACTCCCAATCCCATAAAAACAAGTCCCTGGTCCCCCATGGGATAACCCTTCCGGAACCCCATGCCCTTAAAAATAAGTCCCTGGACTTGTTTTGGGTTAGCTATTCCCTACTCCCTTCCTTGCCCTTAAATACAAGTGCCTGGAGACTTACTCTCCCATTCATCAGACCATAGTCTCCTCCAAGACTTCTGAGCTCTTAAATTCCAGTTCCTAGACGTTGCCTCATTCCACCCAACCTGCTCGGAAGCTCAGTCCCAGGTCAACTATACATAGAGCTGTTGCTATGTGGGGCGAGGGTATAATTAAAGAAAGCCAAGAAGAAAACATTAGCAAGCCAGTATAAACTACCTTTTATTCTATACATACAGTGTTAATGGTTGTGGGTGTCATGCTAAGTGAATGTGCTTTGGTATTGTGATTGGGTATGGTGATGGGATATAGTGATGGGGTATGGTGATGGGATATAGTGATGGGGTATGGTGATGGGGTATGGTGATGGGGTATGGTAATTGGGTATGGTAATGGGGTATGGTGATTGGGTTCCATGTCTAGTTTATAGGTAATGTTCTACTGACTTGCTAGTGTTcaattcttaaacattttaaaaaaaagtaagtaaCCTATTCATGTTGCAATCATACCCTATAATAATGCAGTATTGTTAAATTCAAGTTGTTGGAAGTCCAAATCTCAATGAAacactgaaaattaaaatgttcatacTTATTCAGTTATTGTGAGCTAAATTATGATATCGAAATTTAGGAAATGGAATgcttatatatttatacaaattaggAAATAATGaacagttatttattttaattcagaAAAAGAGAATTACTTAAATATGtctttaaaaatgcatttttactCTTTATGAACAATTACAGGGATATATTTTAATGcttcttaaataaattttagtgatttgtttgaaatttaataaaaaaaaataattaaaaattaccaaattttgtttaaaatctaACAAATTTTGTCTTTGtcgttaaaatttaataaattttggtgattttgtttaaaatttaataaattttggtgattttgtttaaaatttaataaatttgatgtttttattcaaaatatgtaacaGGAAAGTTCCcgtgaaaataatgtatccattacttctaTCATGACATAATTCAATTCCaccttcccatgaaaataatgtatccattacttccatcacgacataattcaattcctccttcccatgaaaataatgtatcaatTACTTCATCacgacataattcaattccgcctttccatgaaaataatgtatccttTACTTCatcacaatatatatttcaattccgtCATcctatgaaaataatgtatccattacttcatcacgatataattcaattccgccttcccatgaaaataatgtatccattacttcatcACGATTTCATCAAAATCCGGAAGATCACAGGTTCTGTGTTTCTCAACCACTATCCAGTCTATCAGAAACATTCTGAAATTAAACTGAAGAAAGGATTAAAATacctgaaaaaaaagtattaattattatacatagatattacaatgtattttttttttttttttttttttttttatataaaagtagaATGTTTGTCACCACCAAATTATCAGAGACCATCTTTCCAACACAttacttcaaattaaaattaaatatattgcaggttacttttgatattaattaacaaacatgaaataataaaaacgaattttatgatattttttatcacaaatctgcaatgttttgtgtttgaatgtgagtgccaataaaaTATCTCAATAAAATGCTACTTTAAACTTTCAGGGGGAAAACTACTGAccgaaatattaaaaaaatatagacttTTGCATAAAATACCAAGTAATGTGAGGAAACCAATCGTATGCAGGAAAAGCTCAGTTGTAGTGACATTTATTCTCGGTATTACTAGTGACAGATTAGTACTGAAACTGGTACTTACAAGAGATCTAAACACCTCTACAACTATAACCTTCACTGGACAATTGTAAGTTcagaaataaaacaagtatGGACGTCATGCAGTCAGATAAAGCAGAGGTATCTACTGCGCCAACTGtagggaaaaaatattttttgtgtatatgtcattatgttttACTTTACTGTACTGTCAACTcccaagattttttttgtgttggtGATTGTCAAATGTCTTTGCTtctgtgatttttttgtgtgtgaattttttgtgtgtgaattTTTAGTGTGTGAATTTTTAGTGTGTGAATTCGTTGTGTGTGATTTCATTGTGTGTGAATTTTTAGTGTGtgaattttttgtgtgtgaattTTTATTAGTGTGTGAATTTTTAAGTCAGTTGTATTGTATGTTTACTCAATTTTGGCTCCTCCATCgtaattattgcaatgttaaccaattatgtcaataaaaaaaaacaaataaaacaaataccactggtttttaatttgttcagGTTGTCATAATGGAGTGGACCATTTGACTTAACCAGGTTTTATAGATTCCCCCTTTTTGAATTTACCATGAAGTCTATGTAAATAGATATGACACTATGGAATGATTTTTAAGGTCATATTCAAAGAGGAGACCCTCAAGGTTGATCAAGGATGTCAAGGTCAGAGTCATGCCCTTCAGAACGATGTGCATAATACAGCATctatactaaaataaaaacctttaaataactggtatgaagaaaaatttatgaaaattaaaaaaataaaattatgaaagctaaagacaaaacaaaaattgaataaattcattaatattgaCTTTGAAATCTACTGGAACAGTTATACATTTAATCTGTCTCTAAATTTGACATGAACCAATTTGTCcttaaatagtatttttttcctAGCTCAGAAATACCAATCTGTTCTGAAAATTACTAGAATTATAAAATTCCTAAATAACTTCCCTCCACAGAACAGTACACAATACCCTTACGATATCTGTCTCTCTGCTCTCTATTATTATCtcgttcattcattcattcattcacaCATCTTCCAGGCAACCTATTTAGGAAGTATCATGTTAGTTATCCCACCCAGATTAGTTCTTGATACTTTGTGAATAAAATGGTTTAATATTGATGTACTAAGACATGGAGGGTTGATTAAACAAGAAGTTTCATTTACCAGGTTTCCAGGTGTATGGTGCATTCAGAGCTAATTAAGAAAGGTGTTAttctattttacattttacaaaatagttaagaaaaaatccaaattaaaataagtcatgtttatcaaaaagaaaaagatattgtAGGATGGCAACGAAAACTGGGAGAACATAAACATCTGATCGTGGGAATTTGATGTccaaaatattgcaaaaaaaaaaaggtcattaAAAGGgtaaaaactcaaaaataaatgttgacaGACAAGGTTGATGATCGGTACCAAATGTCTTCTGtgctttttttctaaatctgaTCCATATCAAATTTGAAGGTGTGTGTTACTGATAAAGTTATGTGTGTTGAGTTCAATGATGATGTCATGTGATAATTACAAGTTTTACCTTGGGCGAAGTCCCGAATTCTCACCGAAATCACTAGTGATTCTGAATGTTTTTGCTGTACATAATTAATACTCTATTTCTATGACTACTGTACATATGAAGGTCTCTAATATCTTATGATGATAACATGCTACAGCAACATTATACATCTACCTTTGGTAACATACAATGTCTGACTTAactaaaaattgtataaaacaatcatgcttttatttacacatatatacatatatatacaaagaaagTAAGGGTAGAATACTTGGGTAAAGGGGGACTCAGGGAGTAAGACTAAGGGCAGGTTTACTTCTATCTTTTTAtagttttcatttttgccaGAGAATTCCTAACCTGTTATGACCTATTAAAAGACCAAACCATCAATGAAGTGTTCAAGATACAATCATCACTAAAACATCAACCAACCGATCAATAAATCAATACCATCAGTAATTCATTACTTGTCAAGTAATCTGGGGGCAACTGGTCATAAGGgacaaaacttacaaaaatacaaatgtgaACCTACTCTTCTCAACGACACACAATACTAAGCTGAAACATCCGACACCTCAAACTGTACCCTCTAAAGGTCCTCCAAAAACCATTCAGACAATGACTCTTCATGAAATGCCTCCTGAACCAAACTCTCCTCATAGCTGCTCTGCCCTCCTCATCCCAAATCACAACTCTATCATGCTCATCAGTAAAGACCTCGTCATCCTCTAGAGACAGCTCGTCCACATCACTTACACCTTCTTCTAAATCCAAAGGACCACAGCAAGGTAAAACCCTGGAGATTACATACTGCATCTGCAGATTTCGACCCTCACTTTCCAAGTTTGCGCCAAACATCTGCAGAGTCTCATCATCACTCTCCAACCTTTGTTTTACCTCACTATAATCCTCGGATAGGGCTTCCACCTCCTCTGAAACGTCAATAACCCTCCTTTCCAGATCATCCCACCACTCATCAGCCTGCTGCTGCTCCTGATCCCAGGTTGAGAAAAGGTCAGCATCATCTGTGTCGAAAACCAACTCATGTTCCTCTTCCTCCTCAAACACCGCTGTATCGTTTTCAACAGTGTCATCCAAAGTAGAAATGACTTCTACCTCAAATGGCATTGCTGAAAACAATGCAACACGGGGTGCTTCCACCAAACACTGCTCCGGGTCAGCAGCCCTTGGTAGCTCAGGAGACTCTACCACAGGGGAAGGAACATCACGACACAAACCTTGAACCTGGGGTGACCTCTCTGGCTCAACACATGGTCTAACCGAAGGACCATACGGACACAGACCTACTAAGTCTACGAACTCTCTCACTATACGTAGTATACCAATCATTTTCTTGCTTTTCTTGTCCTTTTGTCTGAAAATACAGAAAAGTTAAATGATCTTAGtgatgtttgttaattttatagaCAACAATAAGTTCGCAGAGCCCAGCCT includes these proteins:
- the LOC134686819 gene encoding uncharacterized protein LOC134686819, producing the protein MIGILRIVREFVDLVGLCPYGPSVRPCVEPERSPQVQGLCRDVPSPVVESPELPRAADPEQCLVEAPRVALFSAMPFEVEVISTLDDTVENDTAVFEEEEEHELVFDTDDADLFSTWDQEQQQADEWWDDLERRVIDVSEEVEALSEDYSEVKQRLESDDETLQMFGANLESEGRNLQMQYVISRVLPCCGPLDLEEGVSDVDELSLEDDEVFTDEHDRVVIWDEEGRAAMRRVWFRRHFMKSHCLNGFWRTFRGYSLRCRMFQLSIVCR